TTGAATGGTTTATCTGGGGCGCCTGGTTTGTGCCCCTGTGGCTCTGGCTGAGTAAAAGCGGCTTTACCGCCGGGGAAATTGGCTGGTCTTATGCCTGTACCGCCATTGCCGCGATCCTCTCGCCAATCCTCGTCGGCTCGTTGACCGATCGCTTTTTCGCGGCACAAAAAGTACTGGCCGTCCTGATGTTCGCTGGCGCGATCCTGATGTACTTCGCCGCACAGCAAACGCAGTTCAGTACCTTCTTCCCGCTGCTGCTGGCCTACTCTCTGACCTATATGCCGACGATTGCATTAACCAACAGTATCGCCTTCGCCAACGTGGACGACGTGGAAGCAGACTTCCCGCGAATTCGTGTGATGGGCACGATCGGCTGGATTGCCTCGGGCCTGGCGTGCGGATTTCTGCCGCAAATGATGGGACACAGCGATATTTCAGATACCAATATTCCGCTGTTACTCACCGCCGCCAGCTCCGCACTACTGGCCGTGTTTGCGCTGTTCCTGCCCGACACCCCGCCGAAGAGTACGGGAAAACTGGATATCAAGGTGATGCTCGGCCTGGATGCCCTGATCCTGCTGCGCGATAAGAACTTCCTTGTGTTCTTCTTCTGCTCGTTCCTGTTCGCCATGCCGCTGGCGTTCTACTACATCTTCGCTAACGGCTACCTCACTGAAGTGGGCATGAAAAACGCCACAGGCTGGATGACGCTCGGCCAGTTCTCCGAAATCTTCTTCATGCTGGCACTGCCGTTCTTTACCAAACGCTTTGGTATTAAGAAGGTCTTACTGCTGGGTCTTATCACCGCAGCCATCCGCTATGGTTTCTTTGTTTACGGTGGCGCAGAGCAATACTTTACCTACGCCCTGCTGTTCCTCGGCATTTTGCTGCATGGCGTGAGTTACGACTTCTACTATGTGACCGCGTATATCTACGTGGATAAAAAAGCGCCAGTACACATGCGTACTGCAGCGCAGGGGTTGATTACGCTGTGCTGTCAGGGCTTTGGCAGCCTGTTAGGCTACCGCCTGGGCGGTGTAATGATGGAAAAAATGTTCGCATACAAAGAGCCAGTGAACGGGCTGACCTTCAACTGGGCCGGAATGTGGGCATTCGGCGGGATCATGATTGCCGTGATCGCCGTGTTGTTTATGCTGTTTTTCCGCGAATCGGATAAAGAGATCACCGCAATTGAGGTGGTTGATGGCGATACCGCGCTGACACAAGGGGAAGTTAAATGAAACAAGAACGTGTTCTCGGTGCTCTTTACGGGCAGGCCTTAGGGGATGCGATGGGCATGCCGTCGGAGCTGTGGCCAAGAAGCCGTGTAAAAGCGCACTTCGGCTGGATCGATCGCTTTTTGCCTGGACCGGCGGAAAACAATGCCGCCTGTTATTTCAACCGGGCGGAGTTTACCGACGATACGTCAATGGCACTGTGTCTGGCTGATGCCATTATCGAGTGCGACGGGCAGATCGACGCAGATGTTATCGGCAAACACATCTTGCGCTGGGCGCTGGATTTCGATGCCTTTAATAAGAACGTGCTCGGCCCGACGTCAAAGATCGCACTCAATGCGATCCGCGACGGTAAACCGGTCAGCGAACTGGAAAACAACGGTGTGACCAACGGTGCAGCCATGCGCGCTTCCCCGCTCGGTTGCCTGTTGCCTGCCACCCGCCTGGAACATTTTGTTGAGCAGGTGGCACTGGCCTCCAGCCCGACGCATAAATCCGATCTGGCGATCGCCGGTGCGGTGGTAATTGCCTGGGCGATATCACGCGCCATTGACGGTGAAAGCTGGCAAAACATCGTCGATGCCCTGCCGGGTATTGCGCGCTACGCACAGGAATCACGGACCACGACCTTTAGCGCCTCGCTCGCTGCCCGTATTGAACTGGCGCTCAAAACGGTGCGTGAGGCTCACGGTATTGAATCCGCAAGCGAAGGGGTTTATCAGCTTGTTGGGGCCGGAACCAGCACCATCGAATCCGTCCCTGCAGCTATTGCGATGGTCGAACTGGCAGGCACTGACCCTAACCGTTGTGCGATGTTGTGTGCCAACCTGGGCGGCGATACGGACACCATTGGCGCAATGGCAACGGCCATCTGTGGGGCACTACAGGGCGTGCAGGCTATTGACCCGTCGCTCAAGGAGGAACTCGATGCCGTCAATCAACTCGATTTTGGTCAATACTGCGAAAAACTGCTGCACTATCGGGAGCAAAGGGAGGGCGTATGAACCCGACACCATTTGACCAACAGCTGGCGACGCTGACAGCCCAGCGCCCGGTAACCGTTCTGGGCGCGGCAGTGATTGACGTGATTGCCGATGCTTACGCCCTGCCGTGGCGCGGGTGTGATATTGAGTTAAAGCAGCAAGGTGTCAATATTGGCGGCTGCGCGCTCAATATTGCTATCGCACTGAAGCGCCTCGGTATTGCGGCGCAAAATGCCCTACCCGTCGGACACGGTGTTTGGGCTGATATCATTCGTAATGCGATGGCAAAACAGGATCTACACAGTGCCGTGGAAGCCGAATCGGGTGACAATGGCTGGTGTCTGGCGCTGGTGGAGCCAGACGGCGAGCGTACGTTCATGTCATTCAGTGGCGTGGAGAACCAGTGGCAGCCGTCCTGGCTTGCTGCGCTTAGCGTTCCACAAAACAGTCTGGTCTATTTGTCGGGTTATCAACTGGCGTCACCTTGTGGTGAGTTGCTGACAAGCTGGCTGGAAGGACTACAGGAGGTCACCGCATTGATCGACTTTGGCCCACGCATTGCCGATATCCCCGATGCACTGATGGCGCGGCTAATGGCCTGTAAACCCATCGTGTCACTGAATCGCCAGGAGGCACAGATTGCGGCAGAACGGCTTGGCGTGGATGTTGAATCGTTGGGGGAAAAATGGCAGCAGCGTTTCGCCTCTGCGCTGATTGTTCGTCATGATAAAGACGGCGCTGCATGGTATAAGGACCAGGACACGGGTTATGTTCCGGCATTTCCTGCCACGGTGGTAGACACTATTGGCGCGGGTGACAGTCATGCAGGAGGCACGCTTGCCGGACTGGCTGCCGGATGGAGCCTGGCTGATTCCGTCAGACTCGGCAATGCGGTTGCGGCCTGGGTGGTCAGTCACCGTGGCGGTGATTGCGCTCCCCGACGTGAGGAGCTACTCCTCGCACACAAACACGTATAGATCGCTGCGACAGTAGCTGATGCTGTACTCAATGGGCCGGTGTTGTTGGTCAAGCGCCACTTGCTTGATCACCAGCACCGGTATTTTGTCGTCCATCTTAATGTGTGTCTGAAATTCGCTGTCCGGCATGCGGGCACTCACACGCGAGCGAGTTCGCTGCGGGAAAATATTCTGGCTACGGAAGTAATCGTACAGCGAAATGCCAATGGCATCTGGATCATGAATGAGTCCTGCCGGAACCCAGGACTCTTCAATTGAGACCGCATCATCATCCACGTAACGAATGCGTTTTAGCAAAAAGACGTCGCTTTCCGGCGCAACAGATAACTGGTTTGCCACCTCTTCCGGACACTTCACTACGCTTTTGTTGACCCACAGGGTATTGGGCTTTTTCCCGCGAAGTACGACCTGCTGCGAGAAACCACGCGCCTCTTTCAGTGAGTATTCAAAGATATTGTTGATTTGCGTACCGTAGCCACGGGCGCGGGTGACCACGCCCTCTTCTTCCAGCGCCTGCATGGCTTTACGTACGGTGATCCGCGACACGCCCGTCAACTGACTCAGATCACGTTCACCCGGTAAAATATTGCCGTGTTCAAGCCCCCCGCTGCGCACCGCGTTTTTTACCGTTTCGGCAAATTTCAGGTACAGGGGCGTGTTGTCTGGCGCGGCAATACGTTCGTTTAGTTGAGCAATTAACCGGGTATGCGCTTGTTCCATCTCTGTTTTTCTCAGGCCTGGCGATTTCTGCCAGTATACGGCTTACCACCATGCATGAAAATGGTGTACCGGTCCAATACCGTGACCGACTTCCAGAGAATCCGCTTTCGCCAGCGCGCAGGAGAGCCAGGTCTTGGCCTCTTGCACCGTATCCGCCCAGCTATCGTGGCGTGGGCGTAATGCCGCAAGTGCCGCCGATAATGTGCACCCCGTACCGTGGGTATTTTTAGTTTTCACACGTGGAGCCGTAAAACGCAGCGCGCCTTCCCGGGTGAAAAGCCAGTCCGGGCTTTCCGCATCATCAAGATGACCGCCCTTCATCAGCACGGCTTCGCACCCCATGGCGAGCAACGCATTCCCTTGTTCTTTCATTTCTCGTTCATTCTGCGCATGCGGCGTGCCAAGAAGCGCAGCCGCTTCCGGCAGATTCGGCGTGATCAGCGCCACCTGCGGCAACAGTTTTTTTCGTAGCGTATCGACTGCCGAGGCGGAAAGTAGCGGATCGCCACTTTTTGCCAGCATCACGGTATCCAGCACCACGTTCTGGACCTGATAACGCTTAAGTTGTTCCGCCACGGCTTCTACAATGTCGGTTTCCGCCAGCATGCCGATTTTGGTGGTATCAATGCGTACATCGCTAAATACCGAGTCCAGTTGCGCGGCAACAAAGTCTGGTTCAATGCGATAGACGGACTGCACGCCACGGGTGTTTTGCGCCACCAGTGCAGTGATCACCGAGCAACCATATGCGCCCAGAGCCGAAAACGTTTTCAGGTCAGCCTGAATTCCCGCCCCACCGCTGGGATCTGTCCCGGCGATGGTCAGGGCATTAATCCGTTTCATGCCTGATCCTCCAGATGATAAAGCGCATCAAGGAATGCGCTGGCAAAGCTGCCAGGCCCACGACATTGTGAGACAGCAACTGTCCCTGCCCGCTTCATATACCCACAGGCGGCCGCCACATTACCCAGCCTGTCGCCCGGAAGCGAACAGCTGGCAGCCACCACGGCAGACAGCGCGCATCCGGTTCCTACCACGCGGGTCATAAGCGGATCGCCGCCAGTGACAGCATGAGTTCGAAGCCCGTCGGTGATGTAATCCACCTCGCCGGTGACCACGACAATTGCATGAGTTTGCCGGGCCAGTGCCTGGGCCGCAGGCAAAGCACGGGTTGCCGTATCCGTCGTATCCACACCGCGTCCACCGGCACTCATTCCGGCAAGAGCGAGGATCTCAGATGCATTTCCCCGGATTGCCGCGGGCTTGAGCGTGAGAATTTGCTGGCAAAAACGGGTGCGGAAGGAAAGCGCCCCCACGGCAACCGGATCAAGCGTCCAGGGTTTGCCTGCAGCAACTGCGCTCTCTATCGCCCGGTGCATAGACTGTGCGCGAGGCGCGGTGAGTGTCCCAACGTTGATCAGCAGTGCATCGGCAATCGCCGCAAACTGTTCCGCTTCTTCAGCTTCAATCACCATCGCGGGAGATGCGCCGAGTGCCAGTAAAACGTTAGCGGTAAAGGTTTGTACGACATCATTGGTCATACAGTGAGTGAGTGGGGAACGGGTTCGGAATTGATGCAAAAAAGGTAAATCGAGCAGGTCAGGCTGCATGGTTTCGCTCCTGCCTTACGTGAAGAAGCGATGACCGGGAAGGCATCTGACTTCCCTACGCTGGCATTATCCAGATCAGGTATTACGGGTATTTCTCAGCCTTCAAAAAAGAAGAGCACCCCGAGTCAAAATGATGTAACAACGGCAGACTATGGTAAGCCACGGACAATAGCAAGCCCCATACCTCTCATTTTATTTGCATAATCCCGGCGCAAAACAATGACAATTTTCACGCTTTCTCTTAGAGGTGATTATTTTAAATGCAAACATTAAATGTTATTGATTTACGTGAGATTAAAAGCGCCACGCATCGTAAAAACACGCCTGAAGTACGTTCACGAAAATAAAATAACCTATAAATAACAAATAGTTATTTATTTTCAGCCAACAAGAATACGGTATTAGTTAATCATGTTAAATGTGATCTGCATCAAAATGGCAACTGTCACCATACTGGATAGTTGTCTCGCGTTACCATTGTCGCTACTAAAGAAACAGTGCTACACCTGATTTGCAGATACTGCGTAGCGATTATGTTATTTCTCATATCGTATAAATGATATTCGCTTTATGAAATTAATCATATTCAGTGCAATCGTTTCTTTGCTCCTGGTTGCTACAGGTTTTTTTATGGGCGTTATTTATTTCACAATAATAACTCAGTGCCAATAGTTATCGGGCAATGTATTTAATTTGCTCTCTATATTGTAATATTCAAGGTCATATAATGAAAAAGTTAATGATAATAGCGTTGGCTGTTTCAACGCTGGCAGGTTGTACCACGCAAGCCGATCGCCTGGCGAAATGCGAGGCTCAGGGAATCAGTCGCGATACATGCTATCTCGCAGATCAAAACCGCACAGCTGCCATTAATGCGGCGGCTGAAAAACAGGCATTAGAAAATGCGGCTAATGCCGTACAGCATGCCCAGGCCGCAAAGATTCATGATCCGCTTCGTGAGGCTTCTTTCTCAGCAAATGCCCTTAACGCCACCATTTCTAACGGATTTTTCACCGCAACAATCAATGGCAACAAAGCAACCGTAAAGCGCCTTAACGCGAATTTCTATGAAATTCATGGTTACGGCTATGTTATATCTCTAAGTCTTGATGAAAACGGTATTACAAATGCGTCCTGGAATAAGACAAAGGGCCGCGACAACGGCATTTTGCAGGTAACACAAAAATAAAGATATCAGGGAGGCGAACACCTCCCTGAACACCGCCATAAGGCACGATTTGTAACACTCTTTACCCTCGATTTACCCTCATAACGATAATGATATAACTCTTTGTTTTAATTTGACGAATAGGGTTGGTAACGCTTTTAAACTCTGAATAATCCCTTACTTGTGCTTCATGTAACAAAACAGTAAACAAATTAACCATTGAGCCCCATGAAAAAAGGCTCTATATTGGCGGCGTTTTTTCCATACCCCATCTGTTTTTTTAACTTTTTATTCAATCGTGGTACATAACGAAGCCGCGGTTGTAGGAGTGATATGATGACGGATAAAGTCCGTATTGACACCGTAGATGCCCATAAAAGCAACGAAACCTATCTGGCCCGTCAGGCCGAGTTTGAATCAAACGTCAGGAGTTATCCCCGCAAGCTGCCTTTAGCGATCACTAAAGCAGACGGCGTGTGGATCACCGATGCAGATAATAAAGAATACCTTGACTGTTTAGCCGGTGCAGGCACGCTTGCGCTTGGTCACAACCATCCTGATGTGCTGAAAAGCATCCAAAATGTCATTACCAGCGGCTTGCCGTTACATACATTGGATCTGACTACGCCGTTGAAAGACGCGTTTTCCGAATATTTGCTGTCTCTGCTGCCTGGTCAGGGCAAAGAGTATTGCCTGCAGTTCACCGGTCCATCCGGCGCAGATGCTGTTGAAGCAGCACTGAAGCTGGCAAAAAAAGTTACCGGCCGTAGCGGGATCATCAGTTTCTCTGGCGGTTATCACGGTATGACTCATGGCGCATTGTCCGTGACCGGCAACCTGTCTCCAAAAGAAGCGGTTGACGGTATGATGCCAGAAGTTCAGTTCATGCCTTACCCAAATCAGTACCGTTGCCCGCTGGGTATCGGTGGCGAAGCTGGCGTGAAAGCGCTGACCTACTACTTCGACAACCTGATTAACGACGTTGAAAGCGGCGTGCGCAAACCCGCTGCTGTGATCCTGGAAGCTGTTCAGGGCGAAGGTGGCGTGAACCCGGCTCCGGCTGAGTGGCTGCAGCGCATCCGTAAAGTGACACAGGAACACGGTATTCTGTTGATCCTCGACGAAGTGCAGGCTGGCTTTGCCCGTACTGGTAAGTTCTTCGCCTTCGAACACGCGGGTATTGAGCCTGACATCATCGTGATGTCTAAAGCCGTTGGTGGCGGTCTGCCACTGGCCGTTCTCGGCATCAAGAAACAGTTCGATGCATGGGCTCCAGGCCACCATACCGGTACTTTCCGTGGCAACCAGCTCGCTATGGCGACCGGTCTGACCACGCTGAAAATCCTGAAAGACCAGAACATTGCTGGCAAAGTTGCTGCGCAAGGCGAATGGCTGAAAGCACAGCTGGCTGAACTGCAAAAACGTTATCCAGTGATCGGCCACGTACGCGGTCTGGGTATGATGATCGGTATCGAGATCGTTAAACCAAACGAGCCAGCTGACCATATGGGTTGCTTCCCTGGTGATGGTGAGCTCTCCGCACTGATTCAGAAGAAGTGCTTCGAAGCCGGTCTGATTCTGGAACGTGGCGGTCGTAACGGCGTTGTACTGCGTCTGCTGCCGTCCCTGCTTATCAGCAACGATGAGCTGAAAATCTTCCTGGATAAATTCGAGCAGGCACTGCTTGCTGCGGGCGTTCGCCCGGTATAACCGGAGTTGTTGAATACGATGTCTGATTCAAACCCAATTTTGTTCTCGTCCGCCCAAAGCATTGAAGCTTACCAGCAGGCGATTGAACAAAGCACTCAGGCTGTTATGCAGTGGCTAAAACAGCCTGAGATGTACCAGGGCAAAACGGTCGCGCAGTTGCGCGACCGTATTAAGCTGGATTTCAACCCGAAAGGACTGGGCAACGAAGCGGCGATTGAACGCGCTGTTGAGTTCTTCCTGAAAGACAGTCTGTCCGTCCATCACCCGCAATGTGTGGCACACCTGCACTGCCCTAGCCTGGTCGTAAGCCAGGCAGCGGAAGTGCTGATTAATGCCACCAACCAGAGCATGGACTCCTGGGATCAGAGCCCGTCCGCAACCATTATTGAGATCAAACTGATCGAATGGCTGCGTACCCGTGTAGGTTATCAGGCTGGCGACGCAGGTGTATTCACCAGTGGCGGAACTCAGAGCAACCTGATGGGCCTGATGTTGGCTCGTGATGCGTTCTTTGCACGCCAGGGCCACTCCGTCCAGCAGAATGGTCTGGTGGGCGACCTGCGTAAGATCCGTGTACTGTGCTCTGAAAACGCGCACTTCTCCGTACAGAAAAACATGGCGCTGATGGGTCTGGGCTACCAGTCTGTCACGCTGGTGAAAACCGACGAGTTTTCACGCATGGACCTTAACGATCTGGCGGCGAAAATTGATCAGTGCAACGCTAACGGCGAACAGATTCTGGCGATTGTTGCCACTGCAGGCACAACTGATGCGGGGGCTATCGACCCACTGCGTGAGATTGCTGAGCTGGCAGCGAAGCAGAATATCTGGGTTCACGTCGATGCGGCCTGGGGTGGTGCGCTGCTGATGTCTGAGCAGTATCGTCACTATCTGGATGGCATTGAACTTGTCGATTCCATTACCCTGGACTTCCACAAGCAATTCTTCCAGACCATCAGTTGCGGTGCATTCCTGCTGAAAGAAGCGCGTCACTACGAGCTGATGCGCTATCAGGCGGCTTATCTGAACTCCGAGTTTGATGAAGAAGCGGGCGTCCCGAACCTGGTTTCTAAATCACTGCAAACGACGCGCCGTTTCGATGCGCTGAAACTGTGGATGAGCCTGGAAGCGCTGGGTCAGGAGCAATATGCGGCAATCATCGATCACGGCGTCACGCTGGCACAGCAGGTTGCCGCTTACGTCAACGATCAGGCTGCGCTGGAACTGGTGATGAAGCCACAGCTAGCAAGCGTGCTGTTCCGTTTCCGTCCGCAAGTACGGATGGACGATGCGAACATTGCATTACTTAATCAGAAGATTGGTGATGCGCTGCTGGAGTCGGGTCGCGCTAACGTGGGCGTGACGGAGCACAACGGCATAACCTGTCTGAAGCTCACCCTGCTGAACCCAACCGTCACGCTGGATGATGTAAAAACCCTGCTGTCACTGGTTGAACGTACTGCGACGGAAGTAATGGCGAAGTAAGCTGTTCTTTCCAGTCGCACTGCTGAACTGCACCCGAAAAGTTGGGTAATCAACTGAATTAGGGTGCAGTTTTTTTATGACTGTCATACTCGTATTTTGTCAAAAGGAATGGCGGTTACGCCTTTCTTTTTCAGACCGGGACGTCGCGTTTACCATAGTGGCTATAGCCTGCACCATATTTATTCGCAGCAGATTTCACCACATCATTCAAAATAGTCCCGCTAACCTCGACGCCAGCCTGGTGTAAACGTTTCATACTGATTTCTATCTCTTTCACACTGGTCATACCATGACGGGCAATCAGAATCGTTAAGGCCCCCATCCTTCCAACCACTGTTGCATCCGTTACTGCGAGTACCGGTGGCGTATCGACGATAACCATGTCGTAGCGTTCATTCACCCACATCAGCAACGACTGAAATACCTCTCCCATCAACAATTCGGAAGGGTTTTCCGGCGGCTGGCCGCAGGTTATTACATCGATATCCCCATCGGTATACCGCTGAATAGCGTTCTGATAGCTGGAGTTGCCCATCAGTACTTCAGCCAGCCCGCAGCGATTACTCAGAGAAAAGATGTCATGTGCATACCCTTTACGCATATCGGCATCGATGAACAGCACCTTTAACTCCGCCTGCGCCACAATAGCCGCCAGCGAGGTACTGATAAGTGTCTTACCACAGTTCTGGGTTGGCCCCGAAACCATCACAATGCGGTTAACAGAGCCCATCAGGGCGAAATGCAAGCGGGTACGCAGCCCACGGATAGACTCAATCACAACATCATGAGGATGGGCAACAGGTAAAAAAGGGACATGTCTGGTTTTGTGCTGCCAGTTACCCTGGAAGAGGTGCTTGCGACGTAAGTGTGTTTTACGCCATAACCAGTCGGAGTGCGGTACAGTAGCAAGAATACTAATCCCTCTTGCTTCCAGCTGCTCTGGTGAATTGATTCCTCTGCGCAAAGCCATGCGAAGGATCACCACCACTGCGGATAATAGAAATCCTAGCAGTGCTCCACAAGCGACAATCAGCCCCTTTTTGGGCTCCACAGGAGTCGATAGCGTCTGGGCAGCATCAATAATGCGTACATTACCCATCGCGCTGGATCGCGAGAGGCTCAATTCTTGCTGGCGTGTCAGGAGGTGTTGATAAACAGCACTTCCGGAATCAACATCCCGGCTAAGACGAATAATCGCCTGCTGAATTAAGGGTAATTCCGACACTTTTTTGTTTAATCTCGACTTCGTTGCTTCGAGCGCGTTCCGCTTTTCGATCAATGAACGATATACCGGATGAGACTTCCTGTAACGCTGCGCAATGTCCGCTTCGCGGAGTGTGAGCTCATTAATGTGATTATTAATATTCACAATCTGTTCCAGTACAGATTTTGTTTCCAGAGTTAAATCAACCGAATTGCGCTGCTGTCGATAGCGATTTAATTGCTCTTCTGACTTAACGAGTTCTCGCTGAATCTCCGGTATATACTGCTGTAAAAAGTTGAGCCGTCGTGTATCACGTAGGGCCTGGCGATCGACGTTTTGTTGCAGATAGTTCTCCGTAATAGCGTTTAACGTTCTGGTGATGAGCATCGGATCGGCTCCCGTCAACGAAAGCTTAAGCACGCCACTCTGTTTAACGGTTTCTGTTACTGTGAACGCTTTACTGAGTGCACTAATAGCCTCAAGCGTTGGTATTTCTTTCAGAGTAAACTGTACGCCGGGTCTCGCGGTCAACTCACTGACCTCAATAATCACACCGCCTTTTTCTAGCGTTTCCCCTACTCGACCTTGCGCATGAAAATCCTTACCCTCAACCCGATACTCACCTTCCTTACCGGCTGTGATGGTGAACTCGCGGGAATCGTCGTCCCCCCAAGGGAGATAAACACGACCCATAACGATGCGACCCGCATGCTGACCCGTCATCTTCGCCCAGACTCGCCCGACAACAGGAAGCCAGTCCCGGCTAACTTCATATTTAAGGCCCAAATCGTCAACCGTCTTACCAAGTATCATGCGGGACTTAAGTAGCATCATGTCCGGCGCGGCATCTGGCGCAAGTTCTGAATTCATTTGGGTGAGACGTTTAAGCACATTATTATTCTGCTTCCCCACGACCTGTACTAAGGCATCGGCTTTATAAACGGGCGTGGCGCTGACAACATAAAGTGAAGTGCATATCGTGAGTAAGAGAGTCATGCAAAGAATAAAAATACGATTATCGAAAAGCTCACCCAAAAGTCGAACCAGATCCAGAGTCTGATTTCCATTCGTATTTTTATACTGATGTGTAGAATTTGACGACATTAAAAATACATTCCTTTTCATTCGTCGAAGGCGTTTCAGCACAGCGTTAAGCTCGTGCTCCCTGCGTTTTCTAAGGTATCCCTCTGCTGCGATCACAACCGTTCATATTCACCATGTAAATATATAACCCGGATTCCGATGAAATTATGCAGCGCGCGGATTCTTACCTCTTCATCGATAAGAACATCTTTTCTGTTTTTGTTATTCAGAAGGAATTCATTATTTAAATAAAAAATAAAGCAACACTCCCTTTCATTATGTTAATTCTTATCAGATGTTATGAATACCGTTAATAATGCACATCAGAATGATTTCAGAAATTTTCAGAATTCGGCTCAAAACCATTTGGAGAGCAAATATAAATAAGATCTTTCATTCACCCCCAGAAAGATTGCTCTTTCTAGATAGCTACAGAAAACTGTCCAGTTTTGTTACATTTTTTTTCAAACATACCCTACTGTGATACTTAGAATAGGACGTCTGCCACACAGTCATGGTTATGAAACAGCAGACTGAATGCATCAGTAAACGGGTTAACTGGAGAAAAAATGGCTAAGTATAAATTGCTGCTTCTGGGTGTTGTGATGTCACTGACGGGTGTCGCGCATTCAGCCCCGCAAACGGCATCTGCGCCTTCTGGCATCAAAGCTTACGAAGAACAAGAGTTCATTGCCGATTTCACAAAATTCAAGATTGGCGACACGGCTCCCGCGTTGTATCAGACACCTGAATACACCATCAAACAGTATCAGTTACGTAATCTTCCTGCCCCAGATGCAGGTACTCACTGGACCTACATGGGTGAAAACTACGTCCTGATTGGCGACGCGGATGGCAAAATTTACAAAGCCTATAACGGAGATATCTTCTATCACCGCTGATACCATTACCGTCCGTCCGTGGCAGGAAAGCGATCGTCCTTTCCTGCGCACGCTTTACCTGCATGCCCGACGTGAGGCATGGCCCTGGCTGGAAAGTGATGCATGGAAGCTCGAAGATTTCGACGAGGCAACACGCGACGAACAGATCTGGGTTGCGCTTCAGGATGGCCACCGGGTAGGTTTTGCCTCAGTCTGGACGAACGATAACTTTCTGCACAATCTCTTTGTCGACCCACATTATCAGCATCTTGGGGTGGGTCGTTTACTGCTGAAACAGGCGCAGAAAACATTCACCAGCACCGGCGCATTAAAATGTTTAGTCAGGAATGAACGGGCTGTGGCGTTTTATCAGCATCATGGCTGGCACATTGAGGCTCGCGGTGATTCACCGGATGGAGCGTACTATTTGATGCATTATCGGCTGCGTTAACTAGCCGGGTATTGTTA
This sequence is a window from Enterobacter sp. RHBSTW-00994. Protein-coding genes within it:
- a CDS encoding diaminobutyrate--2-oxoglutarate transaminase, encoding MMTDKVRIDTVDAHKSNETYLARQAEFESNVRSYPRKLPLAITKADGVWITDADNKEYLDCLAGAGTLALGHNHPDVLKSIQNVITSGLPLHTLDLTTPLKDAFSEYLLSLLPGQGKEYCLQFTGPSGADAVEAALKLAKKVTGRSGIISFSGGYHGMTHGALSVTGNLSPKEAVDGMMPEVQFMPYPNQYRCPLGIGGEAGVKALTYYFDNLINDVESGVRKPAAVILEAVQGEGGVNPAPAEWLQRIRKVTQEHGILLILDEVQAGFARTGKFFAFEHAGIEPDIIVMSKAVGGGLPLAVLGIKKQFDAWAPGHHTGTFRGNQLAMATGLTTLKILKDQNIAGKVAAQGEWLKAQLAELQKRYPVIGHVRGLGMMIGIEIVKPNEPADHMGCFPGDGELSALIQKKCFEAGLILERGGRNGVVLRLLPSLLISNDELKIFLDKFEQALLAAGVRPV
- a CDS encoding aspartate aminotransferase family protein, with translation MSDSNPILFSSAQSIEAYQQAIEQSTQAVMQWLKQPEMYQGKTVAQLRDRIKLDFNPKGLGNEAAIERAVEFFLKDSLSVHHPQCVAHLHCPSLVVSQAAEVLINATNQSMDSWDQSPSATIIEIKLIEWLRTRVGYQAGDAGVFTSGGTQSNLMGLMLARDAFFARQGHSVQQNGLVGDLRKIRVLCSENAHFSVQKNMALMGLGYQSVTLVKTDEFSRMDLNDLAAKIDQCNANGEQILAIVATAGTTDAGAIDPLREIAELAAKQNIWVHVDAAWGGALLMSEQYRHYLDGIELVDSITLDFHKQFFQTISCGAFLLKEARHYELMRYQAAYLNSEFDEEAGVPNLVSKSLQTTRRFDALKLWMSLEALGQEQYAAIIDHGVTLAQQVAAYVNDQAALELVMKPQLASVLFRFRPQVRMDDANIALLNQKIGDALLESGRANVGVTEHNGITCLKLTLLNPTVTLDDVKTLLSLVERTATEVMAK
- a CDS encoding polysaccharide biosynthesis tyrosine autokinase; the protein is MSSNSTHQYKNTNGNQTLDLVRLLGELFDNRIFILCMTLLLTICTSLYVVSATPVYKADALVQVVGKQNNNVLKRLTQMNSELAPDAAPDMMLLKSRMILGKTVDDLGLKYEVSRDWLPVVGRVWAKMTGQHAGRIVMGRVYLPWGDDDSREFTITAGKEGEYRVEGKDFHAQGRVGETLEKGGVIIEVSELTARPGVQFTLKEIPTLEAISALSKAFTVTETVKQSGVLKLSLTGADPMLITRTLNAITENYLQQNVDRQALRDTRRLNFLQQYIPEIQRELVKSEEQLNRYRQQRNSVDLTLETKSVLEQIVNINNHINELTLREADIAQRYRKSHPVYRSLIEKRNALEATKSRLNKKVSELPLIQQAIIRLSRDVDSGSAVYQHLLTRQQELSLSRSSAMGNVRIIDAAQTLSTPVEPKKGLIVACGALLGFLLSAVVVILRMALRRGINSPEQLEARGISILATVPHSDWLWRKTHLRRKHLFQGNWQHKTRHVPFLPVAHPHDVVIESIRGLRTRLHFALMGSVNRIVMVSGPTQNCGKTLISTSLAAIVAQAELKVLFIDADMRKGYAHDIFSLSNRCGLAEVLMGNSSYQNAIQRYTDGDIDVITCGQPPENPSELLMGEVFQSLLMWVNERYDMVIVDTPPVLAVTDATVVGRMGALTILIARHGMTSVKEIEISMKRLHQAGVEVSGTILNDVVKSAANKYGAGYSHYGKRDVPV
- a CDS encoding RcnB family protein; translation: MAKYKLLLLGVVMSLTGVAHSAPQTASAPSGIKAYEEQEFIADFTKFKIGDTAPALYQTPEYTIKQYQLRNLPAPDAGTHWTYMGENYVLIGDADGKIYKAYNGDIFYHR
- a CDS encoding GNAT family N-acetyltransferase translates to MAKFTKPITEISSITADTITVRPWQESDRPFLRTLYLHARREAWPWLESDAWKLEDFDEATRDEQIWVALQDGHRVGFASVWTNDNFLHNLFVDPHYQHLGVGRLLLKQAQKTFTSTGALKCLVRNERAVAFYQHHGWHIEARGDSPDGAYYLMHYRLR